The DNA segment ATTTATTCGCATTCCCACCAGTCCCGATTATCTGTCTTTAAATCTGGCTAGTGCCGTCGGGATATGCTGCTACGAACTAGCACAAAATCTAACACCACCGGAAACTCAAACAATCAGCGAAACGGAGTTTGCGCCTTTAGAGTTTGTGGAGGCGTACTATCAACAATTAGAATCCTTACTACTAAGAATTGGCTATTTATATCCTCACACAGCAACCAGCCGTATGGAAAAATTTCGCCAACTATATAACCGTGCTTACCTGCAAACGCATGAAGTGGGAATGCTTCGCGGCATTCTACGACAGATAGAATGGGCAATGGACAACCAGCGTGATGTGTAATTCGTAATTATGCCCAGAGACATTGTTTCCCAATTTGGTATAATTCATTGTCTAATATCTACGCAAGTATTCCCCAAAATATTTAATATGGCTTAAACTAAACACAAAAATGTTACTAGTATTGAGTAATGGAGTACTGGGTACTGGGGACTGGAAAGAGGTTAGCTCAAGTCTATGGATTTGCCTATAGCTCTATCCATGATTTTCCCGATGGAGAAAAGCCCACAACCAAAGGATAACAATGTTTCTTTCCCAATACCCAATCCCTAGTCCCCAATCCCCAATTCAAGCAGCCGATGGCGTAAGTTTTGAATCGGGAGTCGGCAGAAAACAATTTGAGTGGGTCACAAGGAGTGGCAGTGTCAGAGTCAAGTGACAAACTAAGAGATTTTTCGCGGCGACAACCCGCCAACCGCCGCCAGCGATCGCGTAAAGTCCAAAAGGTAGAATCGAAAAAGGTCAAAGCTCCTAACCCGCAGCGTGCAGGCACGGGAGCAGCAGTGATCACGCGCTCTAATAATAACGCTGTACCTCCCCCTGTTGCTGTTGGGGGTCGCAGACCCAAACAAGGGCTGGTTATGCCCAGTGTAGTCAAACCCATTCCCACAGCCAAACGGCCGATACCTCCCTTCAACCCCAACAATGTAAAAGTCAGAACAGTACGAGTGCAGAAGCAGCCGATGCCCCAGATCGGTAGACGAGTATCACGCAAGACTAGATTAAAGCCAATGGCCAGAGCCATTTTGTATGCTATACGCTTATTAATTGTCGGAGTGGGTATTGGTGCGATCGTCGGTACAGTTTTGTCGGTTTTAGACCCTGCCACTCGCATGGCTCCTATTTCTACCCCATCTAATACCAGTAACGCAGGACAAACTCAGTCAAAACCTACCCCAGCAGCAGGTTTATACTTGACTCAAGAAATTACACCTCTCAAAAATGTTGTGCAGCAATTGGCTACTGCTACTCCTAACCTCAGCCCTGGGGTCTTCTTGGTAGATTTAGACACAGGAGGTTATGTAGATATCAATGCTGCTAATGCTTTACCAGCCGCTAGCACAATTAAAATCCCGATTCTTGTTGCTTTCTTCCAAGATGTGGATGCTGGGAAGATCCGCTTGGATGAATTGCTGACCATGAAACAGGAAATGGTAGCAGGGGGTTCAGGAAATTTTCAATACAAACCAGCCGGAACTCAGTACCCTGCCTTGGAAGTTGCTACGAAAATGATCACCATTAGCGACAACACAGCTACTAATATGCTGATTACCCGACTGGGAGGTATGGAAGCACTAAATGAGCGTTTTCGTAGTTGGGGATTAACAAATACAGTCATTCGCAATATCTTGCCAGACCTACCAGGGACAAACACCACTAGTCCCAAAGAGTTGGGAAACATTATGACTATGGTAAGTCAGGGTAATTTGGTGAGTATGCGATCGCGTGATCAAATTCTCGATATCATGCGTCAAACAGAGCGAGATAATCTCCTACCCTCTGGTTTAGGCGCAGGTGCCAGGGTGTACCATAAAACTGGTGATATCGGTACTATGTTGGCCGATGCTGGGTTAATTGACACACCCACAGGGAAGCGTTATGTAGTTGCTGTCATGGTACAGCGCCCCAATAATGATCCCCGTGCGGAAAAACTCATTAGCTCAATTTCTCGTGCAGCCTACCAACAGTTTAGCCAAAGTGAGCCAACGCCTAGTAATACGACCAGTAATCTACCTACAACCGCTTATCCTTCACCAGTCATGGCTTCTCCAGCCACCAACACACCCATAAATCCATCAATTGCCCCTCCCATATCTAATAGTTATCCCGCTCCAGTGATGAATCCACAATATTATCCACCAAACAGATAATTGGCTTGCCTTTACATGAGCCTTAACAACTTGATTAGGGAACACCAAAAAATAAATTATCCAAAATTGTATGGTTTGGTAGGGTGCTTCAGTATGAATAATTTCTGAGTATAATTAGTTTTTATCTTACTAACACACCCTACATTTTGGATATTTTTTATCTGGAAGTAACTTAAACTATTCCCGCAGAAGTTAGACAAAGTTCAGAACAAAACTTGGACGAGATTGCTAATTATCTCCAATTCCAAGAATAACTTCTCAAGTAACCAAACAAATTCATTTATTTATTCTAGGATTATTATGATTACTTGGTAAGGGTTGAGGCTTTTCAAAAGGCAATAATTTTTCTTGAATTGATAACTGGTTGGGAATCTTGAGAACAGATTCTTGAGCCTGTCTATTTGTTGTGAGTAAAAGATAGATTTCTCTATCGAACAGATCTCTTCCCTGTTTAAAGAAGTTTGGTTCTCTAGGAATTAAACCGCTAGTAATCCGAGAATTTTCATTAGCTACTGCTGGCGTACTTAACAGCAAAACTGCTAAAGACAATTTTATGGGTGTAGCTAAACCGGAAAATATTTTCTGCACAATATTTTTCATATTGCTCCCCTGTTATAGCCTTAGCCAGATAGATTAATACATCAAGCTAAGATAAAAACCTGACAATAAAAAGCTTTCAAGCCTGTCAACAGCTAACCCTCCGGGTACTCTTCGAGAACTCCTTTCCTACGGAACGCTCCGCGAACGGAGAACGGCAGTTCGCAAGACGCTCCTTTGTCGCTACCGCTAACGCTAACGACGCAAAAGCCAAGACTGCGACTGACTCACAATCAACAGCCATAACAGGTTAATACCCTGTTGACATTGAAAGGTACTTTCCATTCAAAAAGCCTCTTTGATTGTTCAGAGATGTCGTGTTTTGGGCTTATTCTTATTGCTGTTGTACAAAACTATTATACCAAGTCCGGTTAATGACCAACGATATTGTTAGTCTGATAGGTTAATATTCGCAACCTACTGAGTTACTTTAGCTGTTTAATAATTCTTTTAGCGCTTGTGCTAAATATGCGTACTGCTCTAGCTTCTTGTAAATCTGCGCTGAATCCTGATTAACAATCGCGGCGATTATGGTCAGAGAACTACCTGTAACTGAATACCAAAGTTATCAAAGCATTAGGTACAAAAACCAAATCACATCAGCATTCACAAACGCCGCTAGTTTGGCTCTAGCGTTATCTAAATAGTGGTTCCCATACCCTACCAAAAAATCGCAATGGTTCCCGTTCTAGTTACGATTATCGCCAAAGTAGGGGAGTAGCTCATTTCAGTCTGTTCTACACCACCAATACTGTCTTATGACAAGCACCATAAGACGAATGGTACTAAGATAAGCGCAAATCTTTAAGGTATAAGGCTTTTGGGGTGTAAGGGTGTAAGGGAAACAACTAATACTTAAGTGAAAATATCTCATCAATACTGTTTGTTCTTCTCCTAACCCCTACACCCATTCACAGCAAGAGTTGCACCTTTTCTTAGCGACATTCCACCATAAGACCCATGATTCAGGAAGACCACACGTTGATTCTGTGACAAAATTGCGAAAATCCATCAGGGGGCTAGTGAAGTCTGATATTTAGCCCTTCATTCTTACCCTTTAGTTTTCTCTATTTTTAAACTCCCCAGACTGGATTCGAACCAGTGACCAATCGATTAACAGTCGATCGCTCTACCACTGAGCTACTGAGGAACGTTGCTCTCACGATTTATAATATTATCGTAGTCGATAGGATATGGCAAGTACTTTTGCAAAAAAAATTTTCCAGTAGCTTTCTTATCTAGATTATTTCCAGCCAAAGCCTTCTCTAGATGGACACTAGAGACTTTGAGATGCTAATATTTACTTAAATACCCATTCGTAGTTCAGCTAGCTTTTGACGCGCTTTAGGATCAATAGCGCTAGCGAGAAACCTACTTTTAGATTGTTTACGAGATTGATACTTTTGTCGCATCCTACACACTGTAGTTTCTACCTCCCCGCACAGTTGATATGCTGATAACCATTCAGCCCCATATCCCTGTACTGTCAACTGTTGTGCGCGGTCTGATGTAGCAACAATTACACGAGAAATCCGAGCTTGTGAAACTTCGGGGCGCAAAGAAGCACAAATTTTTTCAATATAGGTATCTGCTGTTTGCCCAAAATCTGTGTAATAAACTGAAACTAGCTCTGTAATAATTTCTTTGTTACTACAAGTATTTTGATAGTGAGCATCAAAAACTATTTGAGTATCATAACCCTGAAACGAGCTGTAACTTGTCATCGCTTCCACAAGTTGCCCGCGAGCAGCTTCTAGCCCATTTTTATCACGGGTTTTTTTCAAACACGGCCAAGCGCCAATTATATTGTAGCCGTCTACTAATAAAACGGCTGGGATTGGGGAACGGGGCATGGTTTTCGATCACAATTTTCTAGAGTTAACAAGATCCATTCATAACTTTTATAGTAATTGAAGCATCGGCTGTAACACTATGTTACAAATGGCTAGAAAATATGATTTGTTTACAAAGCTGAGGTTGAAAAAGCCCTAGATAATAACAAACACGCCATTAATGGCGCGTTGCAGTTGTCAAAAATTACTGATTAATTTAGGTTGGTCACTTGTCAATAGGACTTACGCACCGAGACTTTCTGTTGAGACCGGGTGTAAGGTTATAGAGGTGTAAGGGTTTCAAACATTTATACCCCTACACCCCTATACCCCTATACCCTTCTCCAAATCCTTGATCTTTCGTTTTCATGTGTCAGTCCTAGTCAGATGTTAGTAGTGATTGGTTATGAGGTATGGGTGGGGCATTAATACTTTCCCCCATTCCCCATTTTCCAATTCAAGAAGCTTCTTGGTGTACTTCCATGAGACGTTGTTTGAGGCGTTGGGGTTCACCTTGATCTATTAAACAACCTTTTTCTAGTAAGAAAGCACCATCACAGTAATTCAACTCATCCAAGCGATGTGTTACCCATAAAGCTGTGATACCCCTACTTTTCACTAGGCGGCGGACACTGGCCACTAAGTCCAGTTGACTATCTGGGTCAAGTAAGGCTGTAGGTTCATCTAATAATAAGACTTCACAGCGACGAGCGATCGCCCCGGCAATAGCCACACGCTGCTTTTGTCCCCCACTCAAGGCGTAAATTGGGCGTAGTTGTAAAGCGCTCAAATTCACTGCCCCCAGTGCCTCATCTACTCTAGCTCGGACAGCAGATGTTGGCAGTTTTTCTTCCACCAAACCAAAAGCCACATCAGCACCAACAGTTGGCATTACCAATTGATGATCAGGATTTTGGAAGACAAAACCCACAGGATGTAAAACCCCAATTTCACCAGATTTAGGAGCCAAAAGCCCTGCTAGGAGACGCAGTAAAGTAGATTTGCCACTGCCATTAGTACCCAAAAGCATCCAAAATTCTCCTTGGGGTACTTCCAAAGAGCAAGATTGAATTGCTGTTTCACCATTCGGCCAACTGAAATTTAAATCTTTAACGACAATGCCCATGTCCGCCATTTTGATACCTTGGGTTACTCACCCGCTAGGGCAAAAAATCCAGGCGCTCTACCACTACTTGTAGTGACACCATCTTTCTGAGTAATCTGGACTCCAGAAATTTCACTAGCGCGGACAGCAATTTTTTTCTCTGTCTTGCCCTCACACTTCAGTTCCACAATATCAGGATTACCAGAGCGGATCGCAGCCAAAATCAGCTGATAAACAGCCTCAGCGTCCTCTGCTGTCTTACGTTGCACTGTTATCGGGAAGGCAGTGTTTTTGATGCTTAAATCAATGGTAAACATTTAGCAGGAATTACATATAACTGTAGGACTCATTTTAGCGTTATGAGATTGGAGATTGGGGAATGATGAGTGCTTTACTCCTGCGGAGAACCCATAGGGTGTGCTGAAGCGGGGTAGGCGGCGTGTAGCCGATGCTCAACATTCCCCTGTGCTTGTCTGCTTGCGCCTAGTCCCTAATTACTAATCCCCAATCTCTTTTGTATCCAAAGATTAAATTATTCCCAAAATTTACTGGAAAAATTAGCGGTTTGCACATAGAATTATTAGAGACGGTAAAAATTTGTAAACTAGATTGACAATCTGGTTAACTTTCTGTTTGTGAGATGTAATACAATTTTCATCTACAGACAAACCCGAACTTATAAAAACATTGGAGATTTCTTGTAATGACCATCGCAGTAGGACGGGCCCCCAGTAGAGGGTGGTTTGACGTACTAGACGACTGGTTAAAGCGCGATCGCTTCGTATTCGTAGGTTGGTCAGGGATATTATTATTCCCCTGCGCCTTCCTAGCACTAGGCGGTTGGCTAACCGGTACAACATTTGTAACGTCGTGGTACACCCACGGACTAGCATCATCCTACCTGGAAGGAGCAAACTTCCTGACAGTAGCAGTATCCAGCCCAGCAGACAGCATGGGACACTCCCTGTTGTTGTTATGGGGGCCAGAAGCCCAAGGCGACTTGACCCGTTGGTTCCAGCTAGGAGGGTTATGGCCATTCGTAGCCCTACACGGAGCCTTTGGATTAATCGGGTTCATGCTACGTCAATTTGAAATTGCGCGGCTAGTAGGAATTAGACCCTACAACGCACTAGCATTTTCAGCCCCCATCGCGGTATTCGTCAGCGTATTCCTGATGTACCCCTTGGGACAATCTTCCTGGTTCTTCGCACCCAGCTTCGGAGTAGCAGCAATCTTCAGATTCTTGTTATTCCTCCAAGGGTTCCACAACTGGACACTCAACCCCTTCCACATGATGGGAGTAGCTGGTGTACTAGGTGGAGCGTTACTGTGTGCCATCCACGGTGCCACAGTAGAAAACACCTTGTTTGAAGACGGCGAAGGCGCAAACACCTTCCGTGCCTTCAACCCCACCCAATCAGAAGAAACCTATTCAATGGTGACAGCCAACCGATTCTGGTCACAGATATTCGGGATTGCGTTCTCCAACAAACGCTGGTTGCACTTCTTCATGTTGTTCGTACCCGTAACTGGGTTGTGGATGAGTGCTGTAGGCATCGTCGGTTTAGCATTAAACCTCCGGGCTTATGACTTCGTTTCCCAAGAACTACGGGCAGCAGAAGACCCAGAATTTGAAACCTTCTATACCAAGAACATTTTGTTGAACGAGGGTATCCGCGCTTGGATGGCTCCTCAAGATCAGCCTCACGAAAAATTTGTATTCCCTGAAGAAGTATTACCTCGCGGTAACGCTCTCTAAGCATGATTTAAGATTCATCGCTTGCCATTGTGTTCAAACCCCCGCCAAAAAAACGGGGGTTTTTCTTTTTTTGGTCGATTGTCAGTTGACTATGGACTAATCTCTAAACTTGTATGTTATATTGAGCGAAGGTGAAAACCCAGAGATAAATTCTCTGCCTTTTTGAGAATAAGACCGTTTAGGCAACAAGGAGGTGATGCCCATGATAGAAAGTAGTAAAAGCATGGGTCATCAGGTTGCAGTTAGCCGGCTGTGTGCCGGGGCTGTTCTCTAAAAGTTAGCCTTAGTCTTTTCGAGACTAAGTTAGCTCCAAAAGCTAGGCTAAAGCTCGGAGTTCCTTCCGGCAGTCTGGTTGCAACCTGAAGACCCGCTAGACCGCTCTGACTTAGATTATCCGATCTAAATCAGAGCGGATAGTTTTTTATGGGTACGTTTTAAGATATTGATGGTTGCATAGGAAAACTCAGCAGGTAACTACGTTAAATTTGTGTAAGGAAATAACCATATCGCGTGCTTCTTGTTTTCTTGCGGAAAGAGAAATTGCAAGATCAAAAAATGACAAGGGTGACAGAGCCATACACGTCTTTTAAATATAGGAGATTTTGCCAATGGCGCAGCTACTAAGCGATGTAGAAATTCAGTCACAAGCTAGCAAACTATCTGGGTGGACGTTAGAGGGTTCTAAGTTGCAGACTACCCGCAAATTCAAAGATTTTATTGAGGCGATCGCATTTGTCAATAAGTTGGTAGAACCTGCGGAGTCAGCTGGACATCATCCAGATATAGAAATCTCTTATAACAAAGTCAAAGTTACACTAACAACCCATGATGCAGGTGGTTTGACACAAAAAGACTTTGATGTAGCAGCAACGATTTCCCAAATCAACTAATCATTTTTGGTAGTGCTTGGAAGCTACATAAATCAATGTATGACTTTCGGTACACAAGGAGTTGTAAGTTAAATACTCCCTTTTGTAATCTAACTACGAATCAGTGTGACAGTTAATGAGGCGATCCCTCCTATCTTGCCATACAGTCGAAATGCTCTATAATAATCAGCTATATGGGTACGTTTTTGCATAAGTTAATTGCATTAATTTTTAATACTAAGTTAATCAATCATCAGCTTGGCAAAAACTAAAATTGTAATAGTGGCAACTATGCCTCATCAAAAGATTTCAATAAGATGTCACATTTTTGAGAGTAGCTGCAACAAGAACAATTATCTATACAAGGTGTGAGGAGAAAAGTAAAAATGTCTAATCTATTGTGGAAATCCCTAGTGGTTAGCCCTGCTGTTTTAGGCGCAACACTATTAGTGTCGTCAGCAGCGATCGCAGCTACAAATGCAACTACAGAATTATCAGTAACAGAAACAGTAGTACCTACTGAACTAGCTCAACAGCCAGAAATTGTGGCTCAAGCAGCACCAATAACCGAAGATACAAAGGTTATCGACCAAGTTAACCGCTACAGTAACGAAGGTAAAGGTAACGCTCAAAGCCAAGTAACCTCAGTTTCTCAGTTTTCTGACGTACAACCAACTGATTGGGCTTTCCAAGCATTACAGTCTTTGGTTGAGCGCTACGGTTGTATTGCTGGTTACCCTAACGGTACCTATCGTGGAAACCGTGCTTTAACCCGCTATGAATTTGCGGCTGGTTTAAACGCCTGTTTGGATCGTGTCAATGAATTGATTGCTACAGCAACAGCTGACTTAGTAACCAAGCAAGATTTAGCTACCTTACAACGCTTACAAGAAGAATTTTCTGCGGAATTAGCAACCTTGCGCGGTCGTGTAGATGCTTTAGAAGCACGGACTGCGGAGTTGGAAGCTAACCAGTTCTCTACAACTACAAAACTAGTTGGTGAAGCTATCTTCGCGGTTACCGATGCTTTTGGTGAAAACACTGGCGACGCTAACAACACTGTTTTCCAAAACAGAGTTCGTCTAGGCTTGCAAACCAGCTTCACAGGTAGAGATGTTTTAACCACCCGTTTAGCTGCTGGTAATGCAACTGGCTTTGATTTTAGAGATAACAATAACAACTCTATTGGTGCTAGTGGTCAAGGACTACAAACTTTCCAAGTTGGTAGTACTGGCAACAATAATGTAGAAATAGACCGATTGACCTATGAAGCACCTTTTGGACCAGCTCAAGTTTACCTTGCAGCTAGTGGTGGACGACATAGCCATTATGCAGCAGTAAACAACCCCTATTTCTTTGACAAAACTGACGGCGGTAACGGTGCTTTATCTACATTTTCCTCGGAAAATCCCATCTACCGCATTGGTGGTGGTGCAGGTATCGCCTTCAACGTGCCTTTTGGTCAAGGCGGTAGCATCTTAAGACCTAGCTCTTTTACCGTAGGTTATTTGGCTTCGGATGCTAATAACCCTGGTCCTAATCAAGGTTTATTCAACGGCGACTACGCTGCTTTAGGTCAATTGAACTTTAGTGTAGGCGATCGCTTGGCTTTAGCTGCTACTTATGTTCATGGATATCATGGTGCAAGTGGTAGCGCCCTATTTGACTCTGGAGCAAATGGTGCCATTGTAGGTACTTCACTAGCCAATAACAATAGTTTCCTTAATGCTTCTTCCAGCAATTCCTACGGTTTGTCTGCTGCATTCAGACCTAGCGATAAACTATCGGTTAGCGGCTTTGTATCTTACAGTGATGTCACAGGCTTCGGTGCGAATGATGACAGAGAAGTTTGGAGCTACGGTATTGGTGTAGCATTGCCTGACTTTGGTAAGAGAGGTAACGTCCTGGGTATCTTCGCAGGCGCTCAACCTTATGCACGTGGTGTTCAAGCTGGTGCTAATGAAGTTCCTTACCAAGTTGAAGGTTTCTACAAATATCGCGTATCTGACAACATCTCCATCACCCCTGGTGTAATCTGGGTGACTAACCCTGGTCAGAACAGCAATGCAGATGATGCGATCATCGGTACTCTGAGAACCACCTTCACTTTCTAAGCTATTAAAAACTTCTAGAAAGTTGAATATAACTGAAACCCTGCTACTGAGCGGGGTTTTTTGCTGTCTTTAGTAGTAATGCACAAACCCTACTGCTTAACCGGAGTATACTAGAGTAAGTTAGGGCTTAATACTTAACTTTTTATTCATAATTATTCACCACTCACTTATTGCTCGTGGAACTATCGTGTAAATCAGAATACGCAATTCTGGCCTTACTAGAAATGGCAACTCATTACGACAGTGGCGAACCTATGCAAATTAGGCAAATCGCCGCTCAACAAAGCATACCCGATCGCTATTTAGAACAACTATTAGCGACATTAAGGCGCGGAGGTATACTCAGAAGCCAACGTGGGTCAAGAGGCGGCTATTTTTTAGCCCGCGAACCCCGAAAAATTAGCATATTCGAGATATTGGAATGTTTGGAAGGGTTAGAGGTGAAGACTAGTGAAGAAAATCTCAAGTCTCAAACCTTAGATGCTTCTGTGATAGAAGAAATTTGGCAAGAAGCGCGTCAGGCGGCAAATTCCGTTTTGAAAAAATATAGCCTACAGGATCTTTGTGAAAAAAGAGATTCTCGAAGGCAGTTGGATGTGATGTATTACATTTAGTGGTCAGTAGTCAACAGTCCATAGTCCATAGTCCATAGTTTATAGGCTGTCGGGCGTGTACTGTGAATGAGGGAAAATAATTCATGACTAATGACTAAATAACTAATTAAATAAGGAAAAATAATTATGCGGGTTGCTCGTAACATTACAGAAC comes from the Nostoc sp. PCC 7120 = FACHB-418 genome and includes:
- a CDS encoding RrF2 family transcriptional regulator, coding for MELSCKSEYAILALLEMATHYDSGEPMQIRQIAAQQSIPDRYLEQLLATLRRGGILRSQRGSRGGYFLAREPRKISIFEILECLEGLEVKTSEENLKSQTLDASVIEEIWQEARQAANSVLKKYSLQDLCEKRDSRRQLDVMYYI
- a CDS encoding serine hydrolase, encoding MAVSESSDKLRDFSRRQPANRRQRSRKVQKVESKKVKAPNPQRAGTGAAVITRSNNNAVPPPVAVGGRRPKQGLVMPSVVKPIPTAKRPIPPFNPNNVKVRTVRVQKQPMPQIGRRVSRKTRLKPMARAILYAIRLLIVGVGIGAIVGTVLSVLDPATRMAPISTPSNTSNAGQTQSKPTPAAGLYLTQEITPLKNVVQQLATATPNLSPGVFLVDLDTGGYVDINAANALPAASTIKIPILVAFFQDVDAGKIRLDELLTMKQEMVAGGSGNFQYKPAGTQYPALEVATKMITISDNTATNMLITRLGGMEALNERFRSWGLTNTVIRNILPDLPGTNTTSPKELGNIMTMVSQGNLVSMRSRDQILDIMRQTERDNLLPSGLGAGARVYHKTGDIGTMLADAGLIDTPTGKRYVVAVMVQRPNNDPRAEKLISSISRAAYQQFSQSEPTPSNTTSNLPTTAYPSPVMASPATNTPINPSIAPPISNSYPAPVMNPQYYPPNR
- the psbD gene encoding photosystem II D2 protein (photosystem q(a) protein), whose protein sequence is MTIAVGRAPSRGWFDVLDDWLKRDRFVFVGWSGILLFPCAFLALGGWLTGTTFVTSWYTHGLASSYLEGANFLTVAVSSPADSMGHSLLLLWGPEAQGDLTRWFQLGGLWPFVALHGAFGLIGFMLRQFEIARLVGIRPYNALAFSAPIAVFVSVFLMYPLGQSSWFFAPSFGVAAIFRFLLFLQGFHNWTLNPFHMMGVAGVLGGALLCAIHGATVENTLFEDGEGANTFRAFNPTQSEETYSMVTANRFWSQIFGIAFSNKRWLHFFMLFVPVTGLWMSAVGIVGLALNLRAYDFVSQELRAAEDPEFETFYTKNILLNEGIRAWMAPQDQPHEKFVFPEEVLPRGNAL
- a CDS encoding NYN domain-containing protein; amino-acid sequence: MPRSPIPAVLLVDGYNIIGAWPCLKKTRDKNGLEAARGQLVEAMTSYSSFQGYDTQIVFDAHYQNTCSNKEIITELVSVYYTDFGQTADTYIEKICASLRPEVSQARISRVIVATSDRAQQLTVQGYGAEWLSAYQLCGEVETTVCRMRQKYQSRKQSKSRFLASAIDPKARQKLAELRMGI
- a CDS encoding 4a-hydroxytetrahydrobiopterin dehydratase translates to MAQLLSDVEIQSQASKLSGWTLEGSKLQTTRKFKDFIEAIAFVNKLVEPAESAGHHPDIEISYNKVKVTLTTHDAGGLTQKDFDVAATISQIN
- a CDS encoding ABC transporter ATP-binding protein, giving the protein MADMGIVVKDLNFSWPNGETAIQSCSLEVPQGEFWMLLGTNGSGKSTLLRLLAGLLAPKSGEIGVLHPVGFVFQNPDHQLVMPTVGADVAFGLVEEKLPTSAVRARVDEALGAVNLSALQLRPIYALSGGQKQRVAIAGAIARRCEVLLLDEPTALLDPDSQLDLVASVRRLVKSRGITALWVTHRLDELNYCDGAFLLEKGCLIDQGEPQRLKQRLMEVHQEAS
- a CDS encoding iron uptake porin, encoding MSNLLWKSLVVSPAVLGATLLVSSAAIAATNATTELSVTETVVPTELAQQPEIVAQAAPITEDTKVIDQVNRYSNEGKGNAQSQVTSVSQFSDVQPTDWAFQALQSLVERYGCIAGYPNGTYRGNRALTRYEFAAGLNACLDRVNELIATATADLVTKQDLATLQRLQEEFSAELATLRGRVDALEARTAELEANQFSTTTKLVGEAIFAVTDAFGENTGDANNTVFQNRVRLGLQTSFTGRDVLTTRLAAGNATGFDFRDNNNNSIGASGQGLQTFQVGSTGNNNVEIDRLTYEAPFGPAQVYLAASGGRHSHYAAVNNPYFFDKTDGGNGALSTFSSENPIYRIGGGAGIAFNVPFGQGGSILRPSSFTVGYLASDANNPGPNQGLFNGDYAALGQLNFSVGDRLALAATYVHGYHGASGSALFDSGANGAIVGTSLANNNSFLNASSSNSYGLSAAFRPSDKLSVSGFVSYSDVTGFGANDDREVWSYGIGVALPDFGKRGNVLGIFAGAQPYARGVQAGANEVPYQVEGFYKYRVSDNISITPGVIWVTNPGQNSNADDAIIGTLRTTFTF